From a single Polynucleobacter asymbioticus QLW-P1DMWA-1 genomic region:
- a CDS encoding ATP-dependent DNA helicase → MSSSTPQSSEIEITPDYQAVIEAIERHDPYIFVSGKAGTGKTTLIGYLRETIPGNVVVVAPTGVAALQVKGVTIHSFFRLPPRLIFPEEDIKPLRDKRLYKDIRLLIIDEISMVRADVVDAMDLFLRENGPQKGKPFGGIQVMFVGDLFQLPPVVSSADMQVLSDRGYEGPYFFCAMALHRKEVTMVELSKIFRQKDEHFAGLLNRIRINQDVDEAIDTLNAQCYRDNAEVDEQMITLTTTNARADQINGTGLRAITAEGKVYNGKTTGKFNIDERNLPSPNNLVLKVGAKVMFTATDPGFPKRWVNGTIGVVRELLPDKVKVMVQNGPYSNTVEVIGHQWESYRYDHDMMSGKISPQIIGTYVQIPLMLAWAVTIHKSQGKTLDKVKVDLSSGAFASGQVYVALSRCKTIEGISLQRPIEPRDVSCDQEIKRFYLNCLPTADKN, encoded by the coding sequence ATGTCGAGCTCCACCCCCCAATCCTCAGAAATTGAAATAACCCCTGACTATCAGGCAGTCATTGAGGCTATTGAGCGTCATGACCCCTATATTTTTGTCAGCGGCAAAGCGGGCACTGGAAAAACGACTTTAATTGGCTACTTACGAGAGACTATTCCTGGCAACGTAGTAGTTGTTGCACCTACAGGGGTTGCTGCATTGCAAGTTAAAGGAGTGACTATTCATTCCTTCTTTAGATTGCCCCCACGCTTAATCTTTCCTGAAGAAGACATTAAGCCGTTACGTGATAAGCGCCTCTATAAAGATATTCGCTTGCTCATTATTGATGAGATATCCATGGTGCGCGCAGATGTGGTCGATGCGATGGATTTGTTCTTGCGGGAAAATGGTCCGCAAAAGGGCAAGCCATTTGGTGGTATCCAAGTGATGTTTGTTGGTGATTTATTTCAGCTCCCGCCGGTTGTGTCGAGTGCAGACATGCAAGTGCTTTCAGATCGTGGTTATGAGGGGCCATACTTCTTTTGTGCCATGGCCTTGCATCGCAAAGAAGTCACGATGGTGGAATTATCGAAAATCTTCCGTCAAAAGGATGAGCACTTTGCAGGCTTGCTAAACCGTATTCGCATTAATCAGGACGTGGATGAAGCTATCGACACTCTGAACGCACAGTGCTACAGAGACAATGCCGAGGTAGATGAGCAAATGATCACCCTGACAACTACTAACGCTAGGGCTGACCAGATTAATGGTACCGGCTTGCGGGCAATTACCGCAGAGGGCAAGGTATATAACGGCAAAACCACTGGTAAGTTCAATATTGATGAACGCAACTTACCATCACCTAACAATTTAGTGCTGAAGGTTGGAGCTAAGGTGATGTTTACTGCTACTGACCCGGGTTTTCCAAAGCGCTGGGTCAATGGCACGATAGGGGTAGTGCGTGAGCTATTGCCAGATAAAGTCAAGGTGATGGTGCAAAACGGCCCATACTCCAATACCGTTGAGGTAATTGGCCATCAGTGGGAGTCCTATCGCTACGACCATGACATGATGTCAGGAAAAATCTCCCCCCAAATTATTGGCACCTATGTGCAGATCCCATTAATGTTGGCCTGGGCAGTAACCATTCATAAGAGTCAAGGCAAAACGCTTGATAAGGTTAAGGTCGATCTCTCATCTGGCGCATTTGCATCAGGGCAGGTCTATGTAGCGCTTAGTCGCTGCAAAACAATTGAAGGGATCTCTCTTCAAAGGCCGATTGAGCCAAGAGACGTGAGTTGTGATCAAGAGATCAAACGTTTCTATCTCAATTGCTTACCAACAGCAGATAAAAACTAG